In Streptomyces sp. NBC_00483, a single window of DNA contains:
- a CDS encoding MFS transporter, whose translation MSPAPISATPLRERLAVPVLAFGGILMAVMQTVVVPLLPDLPRLTGASPAAVSWMVTATLLAGAVLTPVLGRAGDMYGKRRVLLGALALMTAGSVLCALTSDIHLLIAARALQGAAAAVVPLSISILRDELPPHRTGSAVALMSSTVGIGAGLGLPLAALIVQYANWHVMFWATSALGALGLGLAWWAVRESPVRSPGRFDALGTLGLAAGLVCLLLGVSQGGQWGWGSPVVLGLFAGAVVILGLWAWQQLRTEGPLVDLRLAVGRRVGLPHLAALLTGFAFYANSLVTAQLVQAPVATGYGLGLSIVATGLCMLPSGVIMLMFSPVSARISAARGARITLAIGGVVLALGYAIRIVDSTDLWVILVGAAVVSTGTTLAYSALPTLILRAVPAAATASANGVNVLMRTIGQAVSSAAVAAVLVHHTTRLGGADVPSLHGYQMAFAMAGAVALVATAVALVVPSDGAPGRAVTGAPAPVPTAKGT comes from the coding sequence ATGAGTCCTGCCCCGATATCGGCGACGCCCCTGCGCGAGCGGCTCGCCGTGCCCGTGCTCGCCTTCGGCGGCATCCTCATGGCGGTCATGCAGACCGTCGTCGTCCCGCTCCTGCCCGACCTGCCGCGGCTGACCGGCGCCTCGCCCGCCGCCGTGTCCTGGATGGTCACCGCGACCCTGCTCGCCGGGGCCGTCCTCACCCCGGTCCTCGGCCGGGCCGGCGACATGTACGGCAAGCGACGCGTGCTGCTCGGCGCGCTCGCCCTGATGACCGCCGGGTCGGTGCTGTGCGCCCTGACCTCCGACATCCATCTGCTCATCGCCGCCCGCGCGCTGCAGGGCGCCGCGGCCGCCGTCGTGCCGCTGTCCATCAGCATCCTGCGTGACGAACTCCCGCCGCACCGCACCGGATCCGCCGTCGCCCTGATGAGCTCGACGGTCGGAATCGGCGCGGGGCTGGGCCTGCCGCTGGCCGCGCTCATCGTGCAGTACGCCAACTGGCACGTGATGTTCTGGGCGACCAGCGCCCTCGGCGCGCTCGGCCTCGGCCTCGCCTGGTGGGCGGTGCGCGAGTCACCGGTCCGCTCCCCGGGCCGCTTCGACGCGCTCGGCACGCTGGGTCTCGCCGCGGGCCTCGTCTGCCTGCTGCTCGGCGTCTCGCAGGGCGGCCAGTGGGGCTGGGGGAGCCCCGTGGTGCTCGGTCTGTTCGCGGGCGCCGTCGTGATCCTCGGTCTGTGGGCATGGCAGCAACTGCGCACCGAGGGGCCCCTGGTGGACCTGCGTCTGGCCGTCGGCCGCCGGGTCGGCCTTCCGCACCTCGCGGCGCTGCTCACCGGCTTCGCCTTCTACGCCAACTCGCTCGTCACCGCACAGCTCGTGCAGGCCCCCGTCGCCACCGGCTACGGGCTCGGCCTGTCCATCGTCGCCACCGGCCTGTGCATGCTGCCCAGTGGCGTCATCATGCTGATGTTCTCGCCGGTCTCGGCCCGTATCTCCGCCGCGCGCGGCGCCCGGATCACGCTCGCCATCGGCGGCGTGGTGCTCGCCCTCGGCTACGCGATCCGCATCGTCGACAGCACCGACCTGTGGGTGATCCTCGTCGGCGCCGCCGTTGTCTCCACCGGCACCACCCTCGCGTACTCGGCGCTGCCCACCCTGATCCTGCGCGCCGTTCCGGCCGCCGCGACGGCCTCCGCGAACGGCGTCAACGTCCTCATGCGCACCATCGGGCAGGCCGTCTCCAGCGCCGCCGTCGCCGCCGTGCTCGTCCACCACACGACCCGTCTTGGCGGCGCCGACGTCCCGTCCCTGCATGGTTACCAGATGGCGTTCGCCATGGCGGGTGCGGTTGCCTTGGTGGCTACAGCGGTCGCCCTGGTCGTCCCCTCCGACGGAGCGCCGGGCCGTGCCGTCACAGGCGCTCCCGCTCCGGTGCCCACCGCGAAGGGAACGTGA
- a CDS encoding DUF2264 domain-containing protein, with product MNSTPFDLPAEDRELSPHTGFTRAHWEAVADGLLGAAWRWATPEGALLDLPGRPSGSGVRSDGLEGYARTFLAAGFRVAGAQGKDPHGWLDRYASGLAAGTRTPGRDDAESWPLILDHHVQGQPMVESASVALGLSLTRPWLWDRLDSDVQDRAEKWLRGAITHTPAPNNWYLFPFMVASFLESVGRSDAATTRAIQRALDLLETWYEGDGWYRDGDGRAFDHYNGWALHLYPMLHAHLTGDSALSERVGPRLREHLEGFSLLFGGDGAPIHFGRSLTYRFAASAAVSIGAVTGHTPLSPGASRRLISGNLRYFLDRGGVTDEGLLSLGWHGPHDATLQHYSGPASPYWASKGFVALLAGEDDPLWTAPEEAAPSEGPDRVLSLPAPGLLVQSTQADGIVRLHNHGSDHVRPFEGENAADADALYSHQAYSTHTGPTSPANPADNHLSVECDGIGSARRRIHPLGAGQGDGWGWAASWHRPVFTSGPPMVPGLRVESVTVARGAYELRVHRVIGAPHGARVTLTGWATDALHSELIGLRGWELRDEVRAPQGTAYEPWVRVPRLAADVEGTAVFVALAALGARSPQEPLADAVSDVALLDGELRVRWSDGARTVVGFEPLHVQHG from the coding sequence ATGAACAGCACCCCGTTCGATCTCCCCGCCGAGGACCGGGAGTTGAGCCCGCACACCGGCTTCACCCGGGCGCACTGGGAAGCCGTCGCCGACGGGCTGCTCGGAGCGGCCTGGCGGTGGGCGACGCCCGAGGGCGCACTGCTCGATCTGCCGGGCCGGCCCTCCGGGTCCGGCGTCCGCTCGGACGGGCTCGAGGGCTATGCCCGTACGTTCCTGGCGGCCGGCTTCCGGGTCGCGGGCGCGCAGGGCAAGGACCCGCACGGCTGGCTCGACCGGTACGCGAGCGGCCTCGCGGCGGGCACCCGGACGCCGGGGCGCGACGACGCCGAGTCCTGGCCGCTGATCCTCGACCACCACGTCCAGGGCCAGCCGATGGTGGAGTCCGCCTCGGTGGCGCTCGGCCTGTCGCTGACCCGGCCGTGGCTGTGGGACCGGCTCGACAGTGACGTGCAGGACCGTGCGGAGAAGTGGCTGCGCGGCGCCATCACGCACACGCCCGCGCCGAACAACTGGTACCTCTTCCCGTTCATGGTGGCCTCGTTCCTGGAGTCCGTCGGCCGCTCCGACGCGGCGACGACGCGCGCCATCCAGCGGGCGCTCGACCTGCTGGAGACCTGGTACGAGGGCGACGGCTGGTACCGCGACGGCGACGGGCGGGCCTTCGACCACTACAACGGGTGGGCGCTGCACCTGTACCCGATGCTGCACGCGCATCTGACGGGCGACTCCGCCCTGTCGGAGCGGGTGGGTCCGCGCCTGCGCGAGCACCTCGAGGGCTTCTCGCTGCTCTTCGGCGGCGACGGGGCGCCGATCCACTTCGGGCGTTCGCTCACTTACCGGTTCGCGGCGTCGGCGGCCGTCAGTATCGGCGCGGTCACCGGGCACACGCCGCTGTCCCCGGGCGCCTCACGCCGTCTGATCAGCGGGAACCTGCGCTACTTCCTGGACCGTGGCGGCGTCACGGACGAGGGTCTGCTCAGCCTCGGCTGGCACGGCCCGCACGACGCGACGCTGCAGCACTACTCGGGCCCGGCGTCCCCGTACTGGGCGTCGAAGGGCTTCGTCGCGCTGCTGGCGGGCGAGGACGATCCGCTGTGGACGGCGCCCGAGGAGGCGGCGCCGAGCGAAGGCCCCGACCGGGTGCTCTCGCTGCCCGCGCCGGGCCTCCTGGTGCAGTCCACGCAGGCGGACGGGATCGTACGCCTTCACAACCACGGCAGTGACCACGTCCGCCCGTTCGAGGGCGAGAACGCCGCCGATGCCGACGCCCTCTACAGCCACCAGGCCTACTCCACGCACACCGGGCCCACGTCCCCGGCCAACCCGGCGGACAACCATCTGTCGGTCGAGTGCGACGGCATCGGAAGCGCCCGGCGCCGCATCCATCCGCTGGGGGCGGGCCAGGGCGACGGCTGGGGCTGGGCGGCGTCCTGGCACCGTCCGGTGTTCACGTCGGGTCCCCCGATGGTGCCGGGGCTGCGCGTGGAGAGCGTGACCGTGGCGCGCGGCGCGTACGAGCTGCGGGTGCACCGTGTGATCGGTGCCCCGCACGGGGCGCGGGTGACGCTCACCGGCTGGGCCACGGACGCGTTGCACTCGGAGCTGATCGGCCTGCGCGGCTGGGAGCTGCGGGACGAGGTGCGCGCGCCGCAGGGCACGGCGTACGAGCCGTGGGTGCGGGTGCCGCGTCTCGCGGCGGACGTGGAAGGGACGGCGGTGTTCGTGGCGCTGGCCGCACTCGGCGCGCGGTCGCCGCAGGAGCCGCTCGCGGACGCCGTGTCCGATGTCGCGCTCCTGGACGGGGAGTTGAGGGTGCGCTGGAGCGACGGCGCGCGCACCGTCGTCGGGTTCGAGCCGCTGCACGTTCAGCACGGCTGA
- a CDS encoding DUF4032 domain-containing protein — translation MPLEISATNPEHPVLLLALPWHIPLEDWPEEYLVPLPRGISRHVVRYARAGDEVVAVKELARRPALNEYELLRTLDRLAIPAVDPLAVVTGREQPDGSPLEPVLITRHLGGSLPYRSMFETTLRPTTVHRLMDALAVLLVRLHLSGFAWGDCSLSNTLFRRDAGAYAAYLVDAETGELHPQLSDGQREYDIDLARVNIAGEMLDLEASGALHPSIDPIAFGTEIVQRYTDLWSELTRTSVYPAGKHHYMERRIRRLNDLGFDVAEMQISRSPHGDTVTFVPKVVDAGHHQRQLLRLTGMDAEENQARRLLGDLESWMATQEDAADARPEVLAHRWVRDVFRPTVRAVRDRVSTPMDPAELYHQVLEHRWYLSERAQHDIGLDAAADDYVRNVHKSGR, via the coding sequence ATGCCGCTCGAGATCAGCGCCACCAACCCCGAGCACCCGGTGCTCCTGCTCGCCCTGCCCTGGCACATCCCGCTGGAGGATTGGCCCGAGGAGTATCTGGTGCCTCTTCCGCGCGGCATCTCGCGGCACGTGGTGCGTTACGCGCGCGCCGGGGACGAGGTCGTCGCCGTGAAGGAGCTGGCCCGGCGCCCGGCGCTGAACGAGTACGAACTGCTGCGCACGCTCGACCGGTTGGCGATCCCCGCGGTGGATCCGCTCGCCGTGGTCACGGGCCGCGAGCAGCCCGACGGTTCCCCGCTGGAGCCCGTGCTCATCACGCGGCACCTGGGCGGTTCGCTGCCGTACCGCTCGATGTTCGAGACGACGCTGCGGCCGACGACCGTGCACCGGCTGATGGACGCGCTCGCCGTGCTCCTGGTGCGTCTGCATCTCAGCGGCTTCGCCTGGGGCGACTGCTCGTTGTCCAACACCCTCTTCCGCCGGGACGCGGGCGCGTACGCCGCCTACCTGGTGGACGCCGAGACCGGCGAGCTGCACCCGCAGTTGAGCGACGGGCAGCGGGAGTACGACATCGATCTGGCACGGGTGAACATCGCGGGCGAGATGCTCGACCTGGAGGCGTCGGGCGCGCTGCACCCGTCGATCGACCCGATCGCGTTCGGTACGGAGATCGTGCAGCGGTACACGGACCTGTGGTCCGAGCTGACCCGTACGTCGGTGTATCCGGCCGGCAAGCACCACTACATGGAGCGCCGCATCCGCCGCCTCAACGATCTGGGCTTCGACGTGGCCGAGATGCAGATCTCCCGCTCGCCGCACGGCGACACCGTCACGTTCGTGCCGAAGGTCGTCGACGCGGGCCACCATCAGCGTCAACTCCTGCGCCTGACCGGCATGGACGCCGAGGAGAACCAGGCGCGTCGGCTCCTTGGCGACCTGGAGAGCTGGATGGCGACGCAGGAGGACGCGGCGGACGCCCGCCCCGAGGTTCTCGCCCACCGCTGGGTCCGTGACGTGTTCCGCCCCACGGTCCGCGCCGTCCGCGACCGGGTGTCCACGCCGATGGACCCGGCCGAGCTGTACCACCAAGTCCTGGAGCACCGCTGGTACTTGTCCGAGCGTGCCCAGCACGACATCGGCCTCGACGCGGCGGCCGACGACTACGTACGGAATGTGCACAAGTCCGGGCGATGA
- a CDS encoding substrate-binding domain-containing protein has translation MREPVDLRRQRILAAVQARGATRVSDLATELAVSVVTLRRDVEELARAGKLRRGHGVARPILPEQDEGHDQRQEQREARAPAPGADLDGGPIAVVVPERHAYLYEMLHGARTAFEEAGVRIALHIAPAAPGAEQPLVERALADGARGLLIAPRWRSLATEEADYAWLARVDVPTVVMERRPRRGSAVHAVDTVCTDHWYGVHLAVEHLTGLGHRRIVLAARDDSPTARAVRAAFTEIAADHPQVDKWAVALSSPRAVPEPEAEEAEKQLELPPLLDELGATGVLLHGDVDALMLVQSLRDAGVRVPEDCSAIAYDDVVAGLGSTPLTAVSPPKAEVGRAAAELLLHRLGRGAGAGPAHRVELLPTLKVRGSTRSAAYRDPLPSTPAAY, from the coding sequence ATGCGCGAACCGGTCGATCTCAGGCGGCAGCGGATCCTTGCCGCCGTGCAGGCGCGCGGCGCGACGCGGGTCAGCGATCTGGCCACGGAGCTCGCGGTGTCGGTGGTGACGCTCCGCCGCGACGTGGAAGAGCTCGCACGCGCAGGCAAGCTGCGCCGCGGGCACGGCGTCGCCCGACCGATCCTGCCGGAGCAGGACGAGGGACACGACCAGCGGCAGGAGCAGCGCGAAGCCCGGGCGCCGGCCCCGGGCGCCGACCTGGACGGCGGCCCCATCGCCGTCGTCGTCCCCGAGCGGCACGCGTACCTGTACGAGATGCTGCACGGCGCCCGCACCGCGTTCGAGGAGGCCGGGGTCCGGATCGCCCTGCACATCGCCCCCGCCGCCCCGGGCGCCGAACAGCCCCTCGTGGAGCGGGCGTTGGCGGACGGGGCCCGCGGGCTCCTCATCGCCCCGCGCTGGCGCAGCCTCGCCACCGAGGAGGCCGACTACGCCTGGCTCGCGCGCGTGGACGTGCCCACGGTGGTGATGGAGCGCCGGCCGCGCAGGGGCAGCGCGGTGCACGCCGTGGACACCGTGTGCACCGACCACTGGTACGGCGTGCACCTCGCCGTCGAGCACCTCACGGGCCTCGGTCACCGCCGCATCGTGCTCGCGGCGCGCGACGACAGCCCGACGGCGCGCGCGGTGCGTGCCGCGTTCACCGAGATCGCGGCGGACCATCCGCAGGTGGACAAGTGGGCGGTCGCCCTCAGCTCCCCCCGCGCTGTTCCCGAGCCGGAGGCGGAGGAAGCCGAGAAGCAGCTCGAACTGCCACCTTTGCTGGACGAGTTGGGGGCCACGGGTGTCCTGCTGCACGGCGACGTCGACGCGCTGATGCTCGTCCAGTCGCTGCGCGACGCGGGGGTGCGTGTCCCGGAGGACTGCTCCGCGATCGCGTACGACGACGTGGTCGCCGGGCTCGGCAGCACTCCGCTGACGGCCGTGTCCCCGCCGAAGGCGGAGGTCGGGCGGGCGGCGGCCGAGCTGCTGCTGCACCGCCTGGGCCGGGGCGCGGGTGCCGGTCCCGCGCACCGGGTCGAGTTGCTGCCGACGCTCAAGGTGCGCGGTTCCACCCGTTCCGCCGCGTATCGCGACCCGCTTCCCTCAACCCCCGCCGCATACTGA
- a CDS encoding ABC transporter substrate-binding protein: MPGRQSRRSVLAAITALPLTGALGACSGSDSASQASSSSSRTGKTTITFWSALRGSQEVVDKFNQTHDHIQVDFQQVPSGTQGGYLKLSNAARAGNAPDVATIEYPQLPGFAIDGVTRDITELISDKLRRKLLPQALGLTTFQGHTFSVPLDIEPMVMHYRKDLFDKYGFEVPTTWDEFAELARKVRRTGGGRKVTLFPTDGMTQFAAWACQAGAQWFDTSHGAWNVSMVDAPTRKVAAYWQRLIDEGLVYTNASSARIADAQIGTGLVLTRLSGAWDAGAQMNARPEQKGQWRIAPLPQWTPDKPSLGTHGGSTFAVTKNSKKPEAAMEFIEWQVSHPDALKARLSSGASSQYPAVSDLIPVGSKAFDKAYYGGQDIYRLFEEEAHKIRDGWVWGPRMTATGYVMQDAFARAGAGSGTLLSAARAAQDGTMPDLKALGLKTTTRST, from the coding sequence ATGCCTGGTCGACAGAGCCGTCGATCGGTGCTCGCCGCGATCACCGCGCTGCCCCTGACGGGCGCCCTTGGCGCCTGCAGCGGGAGTGACAGCGCGTCGCAGGCAAGCTCTAGCTCAAGCAGGACCGGCAAGACCACCATCACCTTCTGGTCCGCCCTTCGCGGCAGCCAGGAGGTGGTGGACAAGTTCAATCAGACGCACGACCACATCCAGGTCGACTTCCAGCAGGTGCCGTCCGGTACGCAGGGCGGCTATCTGAAGCTCAGCAACGCGGCGCGCGCGGGCAACGCCCCCGATGTCGCCACCATCGAGTACCCCCAGCTGCCGGGCTTCGCCATCGATGGCGTCACGCGCGACATCACCGAGCTGATCAGCGACAAACTGCGCCGCAAGCTGCTTCCGCAGGCGCTCGGCCTGACCACGTTCCAGGGGCACACCTTCAGCGTGCCGCTGGACATCGAGCCGATGGTGATGCACTACCGCAAGGACCTCTTCGACAAGTACGGCTTCGAAGTCCCCACCACCTGGGACGAGTTCGCGGAGCTCGCGCGGAAGGTGCGGCGTACGGGCGGCGGCCGCAAGGTCACACTGTTCCCCACCGACGGGATGACGCAGTTCGCCGCCTGGGCGTGCCAGGCGGGCGCCCAGTGGTTCGACACCTCGCACGGCGCGTGGAACGTCTCCATGGTGGACGCCCCGACCCGGAAGGTCGCCGCGTACTGGCAGCGCCTCATCGACGAGGGACTCGTCTACACCAACGCCTCCAGCGCCCGCATCGCCGATGCGCAGATCGGCACGGGCCTGGTCCTGACCCGGCTCAGCGGAGCCTGGGACGCGGGCGCGCAGATGAACGCGCGCCCGGAGCAGAAGGGCCAGTGGCGCATCGCGCCGCTCCCCCAGTGGACACCGGACAAGCCGTCCCTCGGTACGCATGGCGGCTCCACGTTCGCCGTGACGAAGAACAGCAAGAAGCCCGAGGCTGCCATGGAGTTCATCGAGTGGCAGGTGTCGCACCCCGACGCCCTCAAGGCTCGGCTGTCCAGCGGCGCGAGCAGCCAGTACCCGGCCGTCAGCGATCTGATCCCGGTCGGCAGCAAGGCGTTCGACAAGGCGTACTACGGCGGGCAGGACATCTACCGGCTCTTCGAGGAAGAGGCGCACAAGATCCGCGATGGCTGGGTCTGGGGTCCGCGCATGACCGCGACCGGCTATGTCATGCAGGACGCCTTCGCCCGCGCGGGCGCCGGTTCCGGCACCCTCCTGTCCGCCGCGCGCGCAGCGCAGGACGGCACGATGCCCGATCTGAAGGCGCTCGGCCTCAAGACCACCACCCGTTCCACGTGA
- a CDS encoding hydroxyacid dehydrogenase, whose translation MSPQAAAAVFTPRSMAALTEVCDLAPLPVLDDLTSARAKEVLADVEVLVTGWGCPSLDADVLAAAPALKAVVHSAGSVRGHVTEACWERGIAVSSAAAANALPVAEYTLAMILLHGKHVLERARDFHRERERGDWLLTSHEVGNYRRTVGILSASLIGRRVIELLRPFEFEVLLHDPYVSEEDAAELGVERVGLPELFTRSDLLSVHTPLLPTTTGLVSRELLSSMRPGATLINTARGAVVDQDALTDVVHAGRIRAVLDVTDPEVLPADHPLWDCPNALITPHLAGSQGNEWQRLADTAIGELTRWSTGDGFAHPVRRERLAYLA comes from the coding sequence ATGTCCCCCCAGGCCGCGGCGGCCGTCTTCACGCCGCGGTCCATGGCCGCGCTCACGGAGGTCTGCGACCTCGCACCGCTGCCCGTGCTCGACGACCTCACGTCCGCCCGGGCGAAGGAGGTCCTGGCCGACGTCGAGGTGCTCGTCACCGGCTGGGGCTGCCCGTCGCTCGACGCCGACGTGCTGGCGGCGGCGCCCGCCCTCAAGGCCGTGGTGCACTCGGCCGGTTCGGTGCGCGGGCACGTCACCGAGGCCTGCTGGGAGCGCGGCATCGCCGTGTCCTCTGCGGCCGCGGCCAACGCGCTACCGGTCGCCGAGTACACCCTCGCGATGATCCTTCTGCACGGCAAGCACGTCCTGGAACGGGCCCGCGACTTCCACCGTGAGCGCGAGCGCGGCGACTGGCTGCTCACCTCCCACGAAGTGGGCAACTACCGCCGCACGGTGGGCATCCTGTCCGCCTCGCTCATCGGCCGCCGGGTGATCGAACTGCTGCGCCCCTTCGAATTCGAGGTGCTGCTGCACGACCCGTACGTCTCCGAGGAGGACGCGGCCGAGCTCGGCGTGGAACGCGTCGGTCTGCCCGAACTGTTCACGCGCAGCGACCTGTTGAGCGTCCACACGCCGCTGCTGCCCACCACGACCGGGCTGGTCAGCAGGGAGCTGCTGAGTTCGATGCGGCCGGGCGCCACGCTCATCAACACCGCGCGCGGCGCCGTCGTCGACCAGGACGCCCTGACCGACGTGGTCCACGCGGGCCGCATCCGCGCGGTCCTGGACGTCACGGACCCGGAGGTGCTGCCCGCGGACCACCCGCTGTGGGACTGCCCGAACGCGCTGATCACCCCTCATCTGGCCGGCTCCCAGGGCAACGAGTGGCAGCGCCTCGCCGACACCGCGATCGGCGAACTGACGCGCTGGTCCACGGGCGACGGCTTCGCCCATCCCGTACGACGCGAAAGGCTGGCATACCTCGCATGA
- a CDS encoding carbohydrate ABC transporter permease, translated as MSATDSTLLRPRMLGRATVNVVVAISVLYTLLPVLWLVLASTKSRDALFSSSILSFSDFSLVQNLKDLFAMDGGLYSRWYGNSLLYAVLGAAIGALISVACGYAFDKYHFRHKEKLFGLVLAAVMVPQTVLALPLYLIASATGIVNTFWSVFIPVLFNPFGVYLGRIFAQGYVPNEVLEAARVDGASELATYFKVALRMLGPGLVTVFLFQLTTIWNNFFLPMVMLSNQDLYPVSLGLFQWNSQATVSPEYYPVVIMGSLLAVLPLVLAFVFLQRFWRSGLTAGAVK; from the coding sequence ATGAGCGCCACCGACTCCACCCTCCTTCGCCCCCGGATGCTGGGGCGCGCGACGGTCAACGTCGTCGTCGCGATCTCCGTTCTGTACACGCTGCTTCCGGTCCTGTGGCTGGTCCTCGCCTCGACCAAGTCCCGAGACGCCCTGTTCAGCAGCAGCATCCTGTCGTTCAGCGACTTCTCCCTCGTGCAGAACCTCAAGGACCTGTTCGCGATGGACGGCGGCCTGTACAGCCGCTGGTACGGCAACAGCCTGCTGTACGCGGTCCTGGGCGCGGCCATCGGCGCGCTGATCAGCGTCGCCTGCGGCTACGCCTTCGACAAGTACCACTTCCGGCACAAGGAGAAGCTGTTCGGCCTGGTGCTCGCGGCGGTCATGGTGCCGCAGACGGTGCTCGCGCTGCCGCTGTATCTGATCGCGTCGGCGACCGGCATCGTGAACACCTTCTGGTCCGTGTTCATCCCGGTCCTGTTCAACCCGTTCGGCGTGTACCTCGGCCGCATCTTCGCCCAGGGGTACGTGCCGAACGAGGTCCTGGAGGCCGCGCGCGTCGACGGCGCAAGCGAACTCGCGACGTACTTCAAGGTCGCGCTGCGCATGCTGGGCCCCGGCCTGGTCACGGTCTTCCTCTTCCAGCTCACCACGATCTGGAACAACTTCTTCCTGCCGATGGTGATGCTGTCGAACCAGGATCTGTATCCCGTCAGCCTCGGCCTGTTCCAATGGAACAGCCAGGCGACCGTCTCGCCCGAGTACTACCCGGTGGTGATCATGGGCTCGCTCCTCGCGGTCCTCCCTCTCGTCCTCGCGTTCGTCTTCCTCCAGCGCTTCTGGCGGTCCGGCCTCACGGCGGGGGCGGTCAAGTGA
- a CDS encoding carbohydrate ABC transporter permease has protein sequence MTATTHAPTAAPAPQEAGGHSARKAQRAAKRRRGGAAGVLMAPFFVLLTLVFLIPVGTAVWLSFFSDDQPGLGFGPERTVFVGLRSYAAVITDPTFLSGLGTVALYCVIYIPLMVIGSLTLALLLDSGVVRLRSWAQLGLFLPHAVPGIIAALIWLYLYTPGISPVVEALGKADIQVDFLGLHTTLPSIVNIALWSNLGYNMVIFYAALQAVPREVLEASVVDGAGPVRTALQVKTPLVRSSVVMVAMFTLIWALQLFTEPMLLHQSSQMVDTRFSPSMYIYDAAFSRNNYSLAAAASVILLIITIAVSFGVTRWTNRVNSAEEEAR, from the coding sequence ATGACCGCGACAACCCATGCCCCCACGGCCGCGCCCGCCCCACAGGAGGCGGGTGGCCACTCCGCGCGCAAGGCACAGCGGGCGGCCAAGCGCCGCCGCGGCGGTGCGGCCGGCGTCCTGATGGCGCCGTTCTTCGTCCTGCTCACGCTGGTCTTCCTGATCCCGGTCGGCACAGCGGTGTGGCTGAGCTTCTTCAGCGACGACCAGCCGGGCCTCGGCTTCGGCCCCGAACGCACCGTCTTCGTGGGCCTGCGCTCGTACGCCGCCGTGATCACCGACCCGACGTTCCTGTCCGGGCTCGGCACGGTCGCGCTGTACTGCGTGATCTACATCCCGCTGATGGTGATCGGCTCTCTCACGCTGGCGCTGCTGCTCGACTCCGGCGTCGTACGGCTGCGGTCCTGGGCCCAGTTGGGCCTGTTCCTGCCGCACGCGGTGCCCGGCATCATCGCGGCCCTGATCTGGCTGTACCTCTACACGCCGGGCATCAGCCCGGTCGTCGAGGCGCTCGGCAAGGCGGACATCCAGGTCGACTTCCTCGGTCTGCACACCACGCTGCCGTCGATCGTGAACATCGCCCTGTGGTCGAACCTCGGCTACAACATGGTCATCTTCTACGCGGCCCTGCAAGCGGTCCCCCGCGAGGTCCTGGAGGCATCCGTCGTCGACGGCGCGGGGCCGGTGCGCACCGCGTTGCAGGTGAAGACGCCACTTGTGCGCTCCTCTGTGGTCATGGTCGCGATGTTCACGCTGATCTGGGCGCTGCAGCTGTTCACCGAGCCCATGCTGCTGCACCAGTCGTCGCAGATGGTGGACACCCGGTTCTCGCCGAGCATGTACATCTACGACGCGGCCTTCAGCCGCAACAACTACTCCCTCGCGGCCGCCGCGTCGGTGATCCTGCTGATCATCACCATCGCCGTCTCCTTCGGGGTCACCCGCTGGACCAACCGCGTCAACTCGGCCGAGGAGGAGGCCCGATGA
- a CDS encoding Gfo/Idh/MocA family protein, giving the protein MTSSTPAADSGPARFGLVGTGSWAGRTYAPTLEAHKAVDLVGIWGRRTQAAAELAAGHGTTAYDDVDALFAASDVVAFAVPPDVQAPLAARAAAAGCHLLLDKPLATRPDAARAVVEAADTAGVATTVFCTLRHSPLTAAWVAEQGRVEDWFTGRADWYGALYAPGDDAHVRATTPWRADKGALWDVGPHALSMLLPVLGDVRTVAAHGGPGDTVHLVLRHAGDATSTATLSLTTPPAATGIAVELRGTQGVSAMPTGTGTAQEALAAAVDALLEAAHGGAAHPCDARFGLRLTETLAAAERSLASGRAEPVPDH; this is encoded by the coding sequence ATGACCTCTTCCACCCCGGCCGCCGATTCCGGCCCTGCGCGTTTCGGTCTCGTCGGCACCGGCTCCTGGGCCGGGCGGACGTACGCCCCCACACTCGAGGCCCACAAGGCCGTCGACCTCGTCGGGATCTGGGGGCGCAGGACACAGGCGGCGGCCGAGCTCGCGGCAGGGCACGGCACGACGGCGTACGACGACGTGGACGCCCTGTTCGCGGCGAGCGACGTCGTGGCGTTCGCGGTGCCGCCGGACGTCCAGGCCCCGCTCGCCGCGCGGGCCGCCGCGGCGGGCTGCCACCTGCTCCTCGACAAGCCGCTTGCCACCCGGCCCGACGCGGCCCGCGCGGTCGTCGAGGCGGCCGACACCGCGGGCGTCGCAACGACCGTCTTCTGCACGCTGCGGCACTCTCCGCTCACGGCGGCCTGGGTCGCCGAACAGGGCAGGGTGGAGGACTGGTTCACGGGCCGCGCCGACTGGTACGGCGCGCTGTACGCGCCCGGCGACGATGCGCACGTGCGGGCCACGACGCCGTGGCGGGCGGACAAGGGTGCCCTGTGGGACGTCGGTCCGCACGCCCTGTCGATGCTGCTGCCGGTCCTGGGCGACGTGCGGACGGTGGCGGCGCACGGCGGCCCCGGCGACACCGTGCATCTCGTGCTCCGGCACGCGGGCGACGCCACCAGCACGGCGACGCTCAGCCTGACCACTCCCCCGGCGGCGACCGGCATCGCGGTCGAACTGCGCGGCACTCAGGGCGTGTCGGCGATGCCGACGGGCACCGGCACGGCCCAGGAGGCGCTGGCCGCCGCCGTCGACGCACTGCTGGAGGCGGCGCACGGCGGCGCGGCCCACCCGTGCGACGCCCGGTTCGGCCTGCGGCTCACGGAGACCCTCGCGGCGGCCGAACGCTCCCTGGCGTCGGGCCGGGCGGAACCGGTCCCCGACCACTAG